The Candidatus Bathyarchaeota archaeon region ATGTCTCCACCAGCCCTAAAACAAAAAATGTTAGCAGAAGTTTTTCAGCAGTTTTTAGCTACGGCTTGTCTTTTTTACCTATCAGCTCGATAAGTTCTACCATTCTGCAGGAAAATCCCCACTCATTGTCGTACCACGCCAGTACTTTGACTAGATTCTCGATTGTCATTGTTGATAACCCATCAACTATTGCCGAATATGTTGAGTGGTTAAAATCAGAAGAGACCAGAGGTTCTTCTGTATATGCCAGGATGCCTTTCA contains the following coding sequences:
- a CDS encoding type I glyceraldehyde-3-phosphate dehydrogenase, which produces KGILAYTEEPLVSSDFNHSTYSAIVDGLSTMTIENLVKVLAWYDNEWGFSCRMVELIELIGKKDKP